In Heyndrickxia vini, the sequence ATCCAAAACCGATTCGTTTCCCCTTTAAGCTCATCGTTCATTCCCCTTTCTTTTTATTACATCCTCATCAATAAGCTGAGTTAATACATTTCCTAGTATTTGCCCCGCAGTTTTTGGTGCTACGATACCTGGCAAACTTGGGGCTAATAAAGCTTTAATTCCACGTTTTTCTGCATAGCGAAAATCCGTCCCACCCGGTTTTGATGCTAAATCAATAATCAATGTATGTGTTGGCATTTTTTGAATAACTGCAGCGTTAACAATTAATTGCGGAACAGTATTAATACAAATATCAATATCCTTCACTTCACTATCAAGATCTTTCAAAAAAAATGGTTTTAATCCCATTTCTTCAATTCGAGCAATATGTTCTGTTTTTCTTGCTCCTACCTTTACTTTCGCTCCTAAATGATGAAAGGCTCTAGCTACACTCATGCCAACCCTTCCTAAACCAAGAATGGCAACAGTTGAACCGTGTATCGTAAATTCGGTATGTTGAATTGCCATCATAATTGTCCCCTCGACGGTTGGGATTGAATTATATATAGCAACATCATTACGTTCAAATAGTTTGACTAATTTGCGATTTGCTTTTTGCGTAATATTATCTAAATATGGATTACTGATTCCTGAATAAATCGTGCAATAAGATGGTGTTTTTAATATAACTTCCTCCGTCAATCTCACTTCTTCGTTTGAAAAAATAGTATCTACCTGACCTTCAGGATTTGTTCCAGTTACAGGTAAAATAATCGCATCAATTTCATGAAAATTTACTTCGCTAAGTTTTTCTTTGTATACGCCTGAATATACATGATCTAATTGTTCAAAACCAATTAAAGATAGTCTTGCATCTAATTCAGCTAATTTGCGAATTACTTCCAGTTGACGCGCATCACCGCCAATTACAGCTATTTGCAATCCTGTCAACATCATATCGTCACCTTCTTTATGATGATTACGCTTATCACTTACACATCTTATGTAATGACCTAGAAATCTGTGATTTGATAATAAAATAAAAAAGATTAGCGAATCGCTAATCTTTAATAGAACCTTATGTTAGTAATTATTTTCTGGTACTTCTAAAATAATCATATCCGATCCAATCGTTCGAATTTGTTGCCACGGAACCCTGATCTCATTTGTTTGTTTTCTCATCCATTTACCAGTAGGGATGATCAGTGATTGGATTTGTCCCGATTTTTCATTGAATTCTAAATCGGTGTGCCCAAGTACACCTAATCTTTCCGCTTTTTTGAAATCAACGATTTCCTTTCCACTTAACTCACTTAATCTCATAATCCCTGAATCCTCCTCTTATAACCACTATTACTATCAATGTATCGCTTGTCAGTCTTTTTTAGAACGAGCAATTTTTTATAGTTACTCATATAGAATGGTATTAGCCCGCAGGAGTCTACGTGTATTCAGGCTGCTCAATATTTCTAAAATGTTTTATCTTTCAAGACGAAAGTCCCCGTCACAAATTGACGAGGACTTTCTCTTATTATTGTATACCTTGTGGAAATTTCCCGTCTGGACTTACTAATGAAATAGAGAATTGCGAAGTAAATACTTTGTTTGCAAGATTATTTACATGATCTATGGAGACTTCATCAATCATCTCTACTATTTCATCAAGTGTACGATGTTTACCTAATAGCATTTCATTTTTCCCATTTCTGCTCATTCTGCTATTTGTGCTTTCTAGGCTGAGCATTAAATTCCCTTTAAGCTGTTCCTTACAATTTTGAACTTCTTTAGGTGTTACCCCTGTGTCCTTTAAATGATCCAATGTCGATTGAATTGTTTCATATAAGTGATCCAGTTGTTTTGCACCTGTACCAGCATAGATTGTGACAATTCCGGTATCTTTAAATGAAGAATGATATGAAAATACGGAGTAAGCGAGGCCCCTTTGTTCTCTCACCTCTTGAAATAATCTGGAAGACATACTGCCGCCTAATATATTATTTAATACAATTAAATCATATATCTCCTTGTGACCGATTGGTAATCCTTCAAACCCTAAACATAGGTGTGCTTGTTCTGTATCTTTTTTTCTTACTATATTGTTTAAATGAAAGGTTGGAACGATTTCTTCCCCGGAATGGTTTCCTCCACTGTATGATCCAAATAATGATTCTACTTGCTTAATAAAAGAATCTTTGACATTTCCAGCTATTGAAATAACAACTCGATCCGGTGTGTACATATCATGCATATATTCCTTTAACGTCTGACCGGAAAAGGTTTCTAGAGTTTCTTCCGTACCTAGAATTGGATACCCTAATGGGTGGTTTTCATAAACTGCTTTGCTAAGAAGATCATGTACAATATCGTCAGGCGTATCTTCATACATTTTTATTTCTTCATAAACAACATTTTTTTCTTTTTTAAGTTCTTCTTCAACAAATGTGGAATTGAAAAACATATCTGACAGTGTATCAAGAGCAAATTGTGCATGGTTATCTAAAACCTTTGCATAATAACAGGTATATTCTTTAGAAGTAAATGCGTTTACTTGTCCACCAATCGAATCAAACGCTTCGGCAATTTCTTTAGCCGTTTTTGTTTTCGTGCCCTTAAAAAACATATGTTCTAAAAAGTGGGATATGCCATTATTTTTACTATTTTCATTTCTTGATCCTGTTCCAATCCAAATGCCTATCGCAACTGAACGAACAGTTGGGATTTCCTCGTGTACAATTCTTAGTCCGTTTTGACATGTATATTTCTTAATCAATTTAAATCCTCCTAAACTCGGTGGCTGTTGGTTCACCATTAGGCCCTATTTTCGTTAATCATTTTTTAGTTTTCCATCATTCATTTTAATAATCCGTTCTTCGTCCATTAATTTTGATACAGTTCCAATTCTTAGATGCTTCTTTTTAATTTCATTTATCAATTGTTGCAATGATTTTTCCGTTGAATCCGTTGGATGCATAAGAATAAGTGCACCAGGATGGATTTTGGACATTACACGTGTGACGATTGTTTCAGGGGACGGTTTTTGCCAATCCACCGTATCTACGCTCCACATGATTGTTTTAAGATTCATTGAATGAGCGATTTTTACTACCTCATCACGATAACTCCCACTCGGTGGTGCAAATAATCTAACCTGTACACCAGTGGTTGCATTAATAACCTGATTTGTGTTAATTAATTGTTCGCGAATTCGATCGGCAGAAAGAACCTTCATATCTGGATGAGTGAAGGAATGGTTCCCCACTTCATGGCCAGAATCAACAATCATTTTTGCTAATTCAGGATTTTCTTTTACCCATCTTCCTTCTAGAAAAAAAGTGGCATGAATACTATTGTCTTTTAATGTTTTTAAAATTGGTTGCAGAAATTCATTTCCCCACGCGACATTAATAAGAAAGCTCACCATTGGTTTATCAGGATTTCCTCGATAAATTGGTGCGGGTGGTAAATCCTTTATATGTACTTTAGGTGAAATTTGCTTATAAACTAATTTATTTTCATCGAATTTACCATCTTTTTTCATATTATGGTAGGAAGCTTTAATATCCACTTCAACACCATTGTAACCAGGAGTCGCTTTCCATACTCGATCGTTTACAGCATCTTTTGGTTTAATTGAATAGTTTTTTGCTACCTTAACAATATAATCATATAAATCATTTTGTTTTGTAGGTATGTATTCTGCATCTGTTTTTAATTGGGAAAAATAGCTTTTTGTCAATGGATTATTAATGAGTGACAAAGTAAGAATAGCAATCAGAACAAAACCTATCAAGTGTTTTAATTTATTCTTCACCTTAATATCCCCCTTCTTTTTAAAAATATGAAAAAGAAGGACAAGGTAGAACAATCCTTATAGTATTTTATTCATTTCCAGTTTCGTTTGGATCTAGAAATTAATGAACCATAAAAAAAGCCAGGATATTACCTGACTTTACTCTTTGTCTTCATTTTTTTCTTTTTGCTCTTTTAAAACCGCTTTGCGTGAAAGATTTACTCTGCCTTGGTTATCAATTTCGAGAACTTTAACAAGAATTTCATCCCCAATTTTTAATACGTCCTCTACTTTACGGACTCTTTCTTCCGCAATTTCCGAAATATGAACGAGGCCGTCTTTTCCACTAAAGATTTCGACAAAGGCACCAAATTTTTCAATCCGTTTTACTTTTCCTAAGTAAATTTGTCCTACTTCTACTTCACGAACGATATCTTCAATGATTTTCTTCGCTTTTTTATTCATTTCTTCATCCGTTGATGAAATGAAGACTGTTCCATCTTGTTCAATATCAATTTTGACGCCAGTTTCTTCTATAATTTTATTAATTTGTTTACCACTCGGTCCAATCACATCTCTGATCTTATCTGGATTAATGGTCATTGTTAAAATTTTTGGTGCAAATGCAGACAACGATTCACGCGGATTAGAAAGTGTCGACATCATATGACTTAATATTTGCATCCGACCTTGTTTTGCTTGTTGTAGTGCTTCTTCTAATATTTGTCTTGAAAGACCTTCAATTTTAATATCCATTTGCAGCGCTGTTACACCTTTAGAAGTACCTGCAACTTTAAAATCCATATCTCCTAAATGATCTTCCATGCCTTGAATATCAGTTAAAATTGTATAGTAATCACCAGATTTAACTAACCCCATCGCAATTCCCGCTACCGGTGCTTTAATTGGTACCCCTGCATCCATCATTGCTAATGTACTAGCACAAATACTGGCTTGAGAAGTAGACCCATTGGATTCTAATACTTCTGAAACTAATCGAATCGTATAAGGAAATTGTTGTTCATTCGGTATAACAGGTTCAAGTGCCCGTTCTCCAAGTGCACCATGTCCGATTTCACGGCGACCAGGCCCTCTCATTGGTCCAGTTTCACCTACACTAAATTGTGGGAAGTTATAATGATGCATAAAGCGTTTTGATTCTTCAATTCCCAACCCATCCAATATTTGTACATCACCTAATGCACCAAGTGTACATATACTTAATGCTTGTGTTTGTCCACGTGTGAATAAACCGGATCCATGTGTTCTTGATAATAAGCCAACTTCCGAAGATAAAGGACGAATTTCATCGATTTTTCTTCCATCCGGGCGTACTTTTTCCTCAGTAATTAATCGGCGTACTTCACCTTTTACCAATTTATTTAAAATTTGCTTTACTTGCTTAATTGTATCATCAGCTAATTCTTCACGTTCCTCATATTTAGCAATCACTTGATCTTTTACCATTTGAATTGCTTCTTCTCTTGCATGTTTTTCTTGTACTTGAATAGCTTTAATTAAGTCTTCTTCACACATCGAACGAACTTCTGATTCCAATTCTTCGTCGATTTCGTATAAGGTAACTTGCATTTTTTCTTTTCCAATTTTTAAAACAATCTCTTCTTGGAATTTGATTAGTCTTTTTATTTCTTCGTGGCCATACATAATTGCTTCTAACATTATTTCTTCAGGAACTTCATTCGCTCCCGCTTCAACCATATTAATCGCATCTTTTGTTCCAGCAACAGTTAAGTGCATATCACTTTTTTCCATTTGTGATACTGTAGGATTAATGATAAATTCATCATCAATTCGACCAACAATTACTCCAGCAATTGGCCCTTCAAAAGGGATATCAGATACGGATAATGAAAGTGAGGATCCGAACATTGCCGCCATTTCAGATGGACAATCTTGATCCACACTCATAACAATACTTACTACTTGGACCTCGTTTCTGAATCCATCGGCAAATAATGGACGAATTGGGCGATCTATTAAGCGACTTGCTAAGATTGCTTTTTCACTTGGTCGCCCTTCCCTTTTAATAAATCCTCCAGGTATCTTTCCTACAGCGTAAAGACGTTCTTCATAATTTACAGTTAACGGGAAAAAGTCAACAGATTTAGGTTCTTTTGAAGCCGTTGCAGTACTTAAAACGGCAGTATCTCCGTAACGTACTAAGACTGCACCGTTCGCTTGTTTAGCTAATTGACCAATTTCAACAGTAAGTTCGCGGCCGGCCCAATCTAAAGTAAATACTTGTTTTTCTTGTTCCATATAAAAACTCCTTTCTACTTTTATATCGCCTTTTCATATTAAAAGGGATTGTAAAAGCATGATTAATTTCGTAGTCAGTTTGAACAAAACATTATTTAAAATCTTTTTATGTCATCACTTATTATGTATTGTAATCAAAATAACTTAAAAGTTTATCGTAACTTTTTGGGAGTTATCATGATAATCTTTTTATTGCTAATAAAAAAGCGGGAAAAATCCCGCTTCTTTTGTTAATTCGACGATATAAATTAACGACGTAAGCCTAATTTGTTAATTAACTCACGGTAACGTTGAACATCTTTATTACGTAAATAAGTTAGTAAGTTACGACGTTTACCAACCATTTTCAAAAGACCGCGACGTGAATGGTGATCTTTTTTGTGCGCACGTAAATGTTCATTCAAATTATTAATATCCTCTGTAAGGATTGCAATTTGAACTTCTGGTGAACCAGTATCAGTTTCATGAACTTTGAATTGATTGATGATTTCGTTTTTGCGTTCTTGAGCAATTGCCATCCTTTTCACCTCCTAAAAATAAATAATCCCCTGTTACTGAGCAAGCGTCGGTGACTCGACTTGCCAAGCAACGGTTCATTACACTGTAATAGAATACTACTTTTTGACAAAAAAAACAAGTCTAGTTTCTACTTTTTTCAAAGTAATTAATGGTATTTTGTTTATCTTTTGCAATCTGAAGTTTTAATTGTTCGATTCCGTCAAATTTCTGTTCATCCCTAATTCTTAAATGCCATTCAATCGAAACTTCTTCACCGTAGATGGATTGATCAAAATCAATAATATGAACTTCAATTGATAAAGAATATTCATCAACACTTTTGAAGGTTGGCTTGAATCCTACATTACATACCCCATTATACCAATTTCCATCAATTTTTATTTTTACAGCATAAACACCTGTTTTCGGGATAATATATTCTTTCGATAGTTTTATATTGGCAGTCGGAAAACCAATTTGTCTACCACGCTTTTCACCGTGAATTACAATTCCATTTGTCATGTAAAATCTTCCTAAAACACGATGAACTTCCGTCATATCACCGTCCGCTAATAATCCCCTTGTTAAGCTTGAACTCACTTTCTCATCTCCTGATTTTCGGCTAATCGCAAGCTTCTCAACTTTCGTATAGCTGAATTTCCCTTCAGAATGAATAGGTAATGTTTCCATCGTACCTTTACCGAATTTCCCATAGGAGAAATCAAATCCGGCAACTACATGATGAACATTTAATCCGATAATATATTGTTTTACGTATTCTTCAGGTGTTAGATTAGCAAAATTAGATGTAAACTGAACAATAAATAAATAGTCAATTCCCATTTCTTCAATTAGTTTTTTCTTATCTTCAATAGGAGTGATTAGCTCAATTTGTTTGTTATTTTGACTTAAAACAACAGAAGGGTGCGGATCAAATGTCATAACTGCACTTTTCCAATGTTTTTGTTCAGCAATTTCCTTCGCTAAATTAATTACTTTTTGATGTCCTAAGTGAATTCCATCAAAATATCCAAGAGCCATTACTAGCGGTGGAAAATCCTGCTCGTTAAATGTATGTGGATGATGTATCGTGATTACCTTCAAATTTCTCACCTATTTCTTTCTATTAGATCAATTATTAAGAACTTTAACAGGCTTTATTAAATGCGGTTTTTCAGGATGAATTTTGTAAATCGCTTTCACTTGATTCTGATGGATTATAACAACTTCCTTATCTCCAAAAGTCCACCATTCACCTTTTTCTAAAACCGCGCCATTATTCACTTTCTCTGCTAATGTATCATTAATCACGTATTTCGGCAAATGAGAAACTCCCCTATCTAAAGGAAAGATTACATTGTTTAATGTATTTTCATCCAGATGTGTTTCTATCTCGGAAAAAGTTAAACAATCATCCTTAGTAAAAGAACCGGAAGATGTCCTTGTAAGTTCAGACATATGAGCTGGATAGCCTAACTTTTCACCAATGGACACTGCTAACGTCCTTATATATGTCCCTTTGCTGCATTTTACCCGAAAACGAAATGAAATGGGGTTCCCCGAAAAAATCTTTCTATCATCAAGTAATTCAATTTCATAAATGTTAACGATTCTTGTTGGGCGTTCAATCTCAATTCCTTTCCTAGCGTATTCATACAACCTTTTCCCGTTTACTTTTACTGCTGAATACATTGGAGGAGTTTGCGAAATTTCTCCACGAAATGATTGAAGCACTTCTAAAATTTGATTGCGATTGATTGTTTCATGTATTTGAACTTCGTCAATTTTATCACCACTGGCATCCTCAGTTGTCGTTGAATATCCAAGTGTAACTTCTCCTTCGTATTCTTTTCCAGCATTCGTTATGTATTCTGCAACTTTTGTTGCCTTTCCTAAACAAATTGGGAGGACACCCGTTACATCAGGATCAAGGGTTCCTGTATGTCCAACCTTTTTCATTTTCAGCATTTTTCTTATCTTAAATACACAATCATGTGAGGTCATTCCTTTTGGTTTCCATAAAGGAAGAATTCCATCCATACGAGTACTCCTTTTTACATAATCTCTTGAAAAAAGGATAGACAAAATTGTCTATCCTTTTTTGTCTATTTATCTGTGTTTATTTCTTTAATAATGGTTTCGATTCGATTCCCATACTCAATTGATTCATCGAATGCAAATGAAAGTTCTGGAGTTTTTCTCAAGCGAATTCTATGTCCAACTTCAGAACGAATAAATCCTTTTGCTTTTTCAAGTGCAAGAAGTGTTCCCTCTTTTTGTTTATCCCCACCTAGAACAGTAATATACACTGTTGCTTGTTGGAGGTCACCTGTTACCTGAACATCTGTTACTGTAACAAAGCCAATACGCGGGTCCTTTATTTTTCGGCCGATAATTTCACTAAGTTCTTTCTTCATTTGCTCTCCGACACGATTTGCACGTAGGCTCATATATAACACCTCACATTACAACCATTCATAAATGGTTTCTAGTCTTTCCCATTCGGGAAAGGAATCTAAAAATTTTATCGCATTTTCTATTTCCTTTTCAGCCGCTGTTTGAGACGAGGCAACAGAAACAACAGCAATTTTTGTTCGCTGCCACAAATCCTGATGACCTATTTCAGAAACTGAAACATTTAATTTTTGTTTAAGTCTAGATATCGTTCTTTGGAGGACCGCTCTTTTTTCCTTTAAAGAACCGACTTCATAAATGCGGAATTCACATTCCACATATCGGATCACGCACGTTCAACTTCTTCCATTATAAAGGCTTCAATGATATCTCCTTCTTTTAGATCATTGTAGTTTTTAATGGTAATCCCACATTCATAACCTTGACTTACTTCTTTCGCATCATCTTTGTAACGTTTTAACGTATCGATTTCTCCTTCAAAAATGACGACACTATTTCGGATAATACGGATACCGCTATCACGAGTAATTTTACCATCTGTAACATAGCTTCCTGCAATAGTACCAACTTTAGATACTTTGAAAGTTTGACGTACTTCCACTTGACCAATAATTTTCTCATGGAATTCCGGATCAAGCATACCTTTCATCGCAGACTCGATTTCTTCAATTACTTTATAAATAATACGGTGTAATCGAATATCAACATTTTCAGCTTCTGCTGCACGTTTTGCATTTACATCTGGGCGTACATTAAAACCGATAACAATTGCATTTGATGCTGCAGCAAGAGAGATATCAGATTCATTAATACCACCAACAGCAGTATGAATAATTCTAACATTTACACCTTCTACATCAATTTTTTGCAATGATGCTGCGAGCGCTTCTACTGATCCTTGCACATCTGCTTTAATAATAATATTTATATCCTTCATTTCGCCTTGTTTCATTTGTTCGAATAAAGTATCTAGGCTTACCCGGGCAGTTTCATTTCGTTGTGCTAAAACAGCTTGTTGTGCGCGTAATTCTCCAACTTGTCGAGCTGTTTTTTCATCATCAAATACGACAAAGCGATCTCCCGCTTGTGGTACATCATTTAAACCGGTAATTTCTACTGGAGTTGATGGGCCTGCTTCCTTTACGCGGCGACCTAAATCATTCACCATTGCACGTACACGTCCAAAAGTATGTCCTACAACAATTGGATCACCCACACGTAATGTACCATTTTGAACTAACAACGTTGCAACTGACCCACGTCCTTTGTCTAATTGCGCTTCAATTACTGTACCAACTGCATTTCGGTTCGGATTCGCTTTATATTCTTCCACTTCACCCACAAGTAGAATCATTTCAAGCAAGTTATCAATACCTTCTCCATTTTTCGCAGAAATTGGAACAAAAATCGTATCGCCGCCCCAATCCTCTGGTACAAGCCCATGTTCTGTTAATTCTTGCATAACTCGATCAGGGTTTGCAGCAGGTTTATCCATTTTGTTCACTGCAACGATGATTGGCACATTCGCCGCTTTGGCGTGATTAATTGCCTCAATCGTTTGTGGCATTACCCCATCATCAGCTGCCACAACTAATATTGTAATATCTGTTATTTGTGCTCCTCGTGCCCTCATCGTTGTAAAAGCAGCATGCCCAGGTGTATCTAAGAATGTAATCTTTTTGCCGTTTACTTCTACTTGATAAGCACCAATATGTTGTGTAATACCACCAGCTTCGCCAGCAGTTACTTTCGTATTACGAATAGAATCCAATGTTGTTGTTTTCCCGTGGTCAACATGTCCCATTATCGTAACGACTGATGGACGTTCTTTAAGATTCTCTTCTGTATCTTCAGTAAAATATACTTCAAGATCGGTTGTATCGATTTGTATTTCTTCTTCAACTTCTACGCCGTAGTCTGTAGCGATAAGTTCAATAGAATCCTTGTCAAGTTCATTATTAATCGTTGCAACAACACCAAGCATGAAAAGCTTTTTAATTAATTCAGATGGTTCTCTGTGTAATTTTTTCGCAAGCTCGGCAACAGTCAATGAACCGCTAAATGTAATTTTACTTGGAAGTTCTTTTTTCTTCGGCGGCATTTGTTGTTGTTGTTGTGGACGTTGTTTATTTTTATTTTTATTATTATTTTTTTGCCTTTTATTATTTGAACCTTTATTGTCCCTAGGTGCGTTGTTTTTACTATTTGGCTTAGATTCGTTAGGTTTATGTTTTTGTTGTGTATTATCTTTCACGAGGCTCTCTTCAACTTCCATTTCTTTTTGGCTATTTTTTTTATTTACTTGTTGTTTATTATGTGATTGATTGTTATTAGAATTAGATTTCGCCTTATTATCATGACGATTATACATTTTATCTAATTTGCTAATAGTATCCCCATCAATCGTAGACATATGATTATTGACTTCAATGTTTATTTCTTTAAGCTTTGAAATAACGTCTTTACTTGAAACATTTTGTTTTTTTGCGTACTCATAAATTCGAATTTTACTCATATGTTCACCCCCACCTTATGATTCACCGAGCAAGATTTCTAATTTCTTCGCAAAGCCCAGATCCGTTATTGCTACGACAACTCTTGATTCTTTTCCAATCGCGGTCCCGAGGATTTCTCTATTTGTGATCCCATAAATTGGGATGTGATAAAAACGACATTTATCTTGCACTTTTTTTGTTGTATTTTCCGATGCATCTTTGGAAAGTAACACAAGTTTTGCGCGGCCATTTTTCACTTCTTTAATTACTAATTCTTCACCAGATATTACTTTACGCGCGCGATTTGCTAAACCAAGTAATGATAATGCCTTTGATTCAGTCATATATCTATAGATTCTCCCTTTCAATGAGCCTCAAAAGCTCATCATAAATGGTTTCATCTATAGAAGTCTCTAAATGATTGGCTAAAATGTTTTTTTTCTTTGCTAGTAGAATAGCCTCTTTATCCTTGGACAGATACGCACCTCTCCCAGATTGTTTTCCTTTAAGGTCGATTGATACTTCTCCATCCTTAGAACGAACGATTCTAATCATTTCTTTTTTAGGTTTCATTTCACCTGTAGCAACACATTTCCTTAATGGAATTTTCTTTTGAGTAGCCATTTCGATCACCCCTATTCGAAATCGTCTTCTAGCATTTCGAAACTATCATCAAGCTGATCATCGCTTGTAATTAAAGCTGCATCCTCGCGCGGATAAATTCCTAACTCACGTGCTTCTGATTCACTTTTAATGTCAATTTTCCATCCAGTAAGTTTCGCAGCTAATCTAGCATTTTGTCCGCGTTTTCCGATAGCAAGAGATAGTTGATAATCGGGCACAATTACTGTAGTCGCTTTTTCTTCTTCATCTACGATAACATCAAGAACTTTAGAAGGACTTAACGCGTTAGCAACAAAGGTTACTGGGTTATCCGACCATTCAACGATGTCAATTTTTTCACCTTTAAGTTCATTTACAATTGCTTGAACCCTTGAACCTTTAGGACCTACACATGCACCAACTGGATCAACTTCTGCTCGATCAGTAAAAACAGAAATTTTCGAGCGATCTCCCGCCTCACGTGCAACAGAGCGGATTTCAACTGTACCATCATATATTTCAGGTACTTCAATTTCAAATAATCGTTTTAATAAACCAGGATGTGTACGGGATACAAAAATTTGTGGTCCTTTTGTTGTTTTTTCAACCTTAGTAATATAAACCTTTATCCGATCATGTGGACGATAAGATTCATTTGGCATTTGCTCACTTTGTGCAAGTAATGCTTCAATTTTCCCT encodes:
- the rnpM gene encoding RNase P modulator RnpM, which encodes MATQKKIPLRKCVATGEMKPKKEMIRIVRSKDGEVSIDLKGKQSGRGAYLSKDKEAILLAKKKNILANHLETSIDETIYDELLRLIERENL
- the infB gene encoding translation initiation factor IF-2, with protein sequence MSKIRIYEYAKKQNVSSKDVISKLKEINIEVNNHMSTIDGDTISKLDKMYNRHDNKAKSNSNNNQSHNKQQVNKKNSQKEMEVEESLVKDNTQQKHKPNESKPNSKNNAPRDNKGSNNKRQKNNNKNKNKQRPQQQQQMPPKKKELPSKITFSGSLTVAELAKKLHREPSELIKKLFMLGVVATINNELDKDSIELIATDYGVEVEEEIQIDTTDLEVYFTEDTEENLKERPSVVTIMGHVDHGKTTTLDSIRNTKVTAGEAGGITQHIGAYQVEVNGKKITFLDTPGHAAFTTMRARGAQITDITILVVAADDGVMPQTIEAINHAKAANVPIIVAVNKMDKPAANPDRVMQELTEHGLVPEDWGGDTIFVPISAKNGEGIDNLLEMILLVGEVEEYKANPNRNAVGTVIEAQLDKGRGSVATLLVQNGTLRVGDPIVVGHTFGRVRAMVNDLGRRVKEAGPSTPVEITGLNDVPQAGDRFVVFDDEKTARQVGELRAQQAVLAQRNETARVSLDTLFEQMKQGEMKDINIIIKADVQGSVEALAASLQKIDVEGVNVRIIHTAVGGINESDISLAAASNAIVIGFNVRPDVNAKRAAEAENVDIRLHRIIYKVIEEIESAMKGMLDPEFHEKIIGQVEVRQTFKVSKVGTIAGSYVTDGKITRDSGIRIIRNSVVIFEGEIDTLKRYKDDAKEVSQGYECGITIKNYNDLKEGDIIEAFIMEEVERA
- the nusA gene encoding transcription termination factor NusA encodes the protein MSTELLDALIILEKEKGISRDVIIEAIEAALVSAYRRNFNQAQNVRTDLNLANGTMRVFARKDVVDEVFDSRLEISLEDAVKINPAYEVGDVVEIEVTPKDFGRIAAQTAKQVVTQRVREAERGIIYSEFIDREDDIMTGIVQRQDPRFIYVNLGKIEALLAQSEQMPNESYRPHDRIKVYITKVEKTTKGPQIFVSRTHPGLLKRLFEIEVPEIYDGTVEIRSVAREAGDRSKISVFTDRAEVDPVGACVGPKGSRVQAIVNELKGEKIDIVEWSDNPVTFVANALSPSKVLDVIVDEEEKATTVIVPDYQLSLAIGKRGQNARLAAKLTGWKIDIKSESEARELGIYPREDAALITSDDQLDDSFEMLEDDFE
- a CDS encoding DUF503 domain-containing protein; this translates as MIRYVECEFRIYEVGSLKEKRAVLQRTISRLKQKLNVSVSEIGHQDLWQRTKIAVVSVASSQTAAEKEIENAIKFLDSFPEWERLETIYEWL
- a CDS encoding YlxQ family RNA-binding protein yields the protein MTESKALSLLGLANRARKVISGEELVIKEVKNGRAKLVLLSKDASENTTKKVQDKCRFYHIPIYGITNREILGTAIGKESRVVVAITDLGFAKKLEILLGES